A portion of the Anser cygnoides isolate HZ-2024a breed goose chromosome 29, Taihu_goose_T2T_genome, whole genome shotgun sequence genome contains these proteins:
- the SMC1A gene encoding LOW QUALITY PROTEIN: structural maintenance of chromosomes protein 1A (The sequence of the model RefSeq protein was modified relative to this genomic sequence to represent the inferred CDS: inserted 3 bases in 2 codons; deleted 3 bases in 3 codons), whose amino-acid sequence MGFLKLIEIENFKSYKGRQIIGPFRRFTAIIGPNGSGKSNLMDAISFVLGEKTSNLRVKTLRDLIHGAPVGKPAASRAFVSMVYSEEGAEDRTFARVIVGSSSEYKINNRVVQLSEYSEELEKLGILIKARNFLVFQGAVESIAMKNPKERTALFEEISRSGELAQEYDKRKKEMVKAEEDTQFNYHRKKNIAAERKEAKQEKEEADRYQRLKDEVVRAQVQLQLFKLYHNEAEIEKLNKELGLKNREIDKDKKRMDRVEDELKDRKKELGKMMREQQQIEKEIKEKDSELNQKRPQYIKAKENTSHKIKKLEAAKKSLQNAQKQYKKRKGDMDELEKEMLSVEKARQEFEERMEEESQSQGRDLTLEENQVKKYHRLKEEASKRAATLAQELEKFNRDQKADQDRLDLEERKKVETEAKIKQKLREIEENQKRIEKLEEYIATSKQSLEEQKRLEGELTEEVELAKRRIDEINKELNQVMEQLGDARIDRQESSRQQRKAEIMDSIKRLYPGSVYGRLIDLCQPTQKKYQIAVTKVLGKNMDAIIVDSEKTGRDCIQYIKEQRGEPETFLPLDYLEVKPTDEKLRELKAKLVIDVIRYEPPHXKKALQYACGNALVCDNVEDARRIAFGGHQRHKTVALDGTLFQKSGVIXGGASDLKAKARRWDEKAVDKLKEKKERLTEELKEQMKAKRKEAELRQVQSQAHGLQMRLKYSQSDLEQTKTRHLALNLQEKSKLESELANFGPRINDIKRIIQGREREMKDLKEKMNQVEDEVFEEFCREIGVRNIREFEEEKVKRQNEIAKKRLEFENQKTRLGIQLDFERNQLREDQEKVLMWEQGVRKDEAEIEKLKKEEQRHMKIIDETMAQLQDLKNQHLAKKSEVNDKNHEMDEIRKKLGGANKEMTHLQKEVTAIETKLEQKRSDRHNLLQACKMQDIKLPLSKGTMDDISQEEGGAAGEEPVSSSQRTSSLYAREALIEIDYSDLPEELKDAQAEEEIRQEMNQLQQRLTEQQSVLQRIAAPNMKAMEKLESVRDKFQETSDEFEAARKRAKKAKQAFEQMKKERFDRFNACFESVATNIDEIYKALSRNSSAQAFLGPENPEEPYLDGINYNCVAPGKRFRPHGQPLGGEKTVAALALLFAIHSYKPAPFFVLDEIDAALDNTNIGKVANYIKEQSAANFQAIVISLKEEFYTKAQSLIGVYPEQGDCVISKVLTFDLTKYPDANPNPNEQ is encoded by the exons aTGGGCTTCCTCAAGCTCATCGAGATCGAGAACTTCAAATCCTACAAGGGCCGCCAGATCATCGGGCCCTTCCGGCGCTTCACCGCCATCATCGGCCCCAACGGCTCCG GCAAATCCAACCTGATGGACGCCATCAGCTTCGTGCTGGGCGAGAAGACCTCGAACCTGCGGGTGAAGACCCTGCGGGACCTCATCCACGGCGCGCCCGTGGGCAAGCCGGCCGCCAGCCGCGCCTTCGTCAGCATGGTGTACTCCGAGGAGGGCGCCGAGGACCGCACCTTCGCCCGGGTCATCGTCG GGAGCTCGTCGGAGTACAAGATCAACAACCGCGTGGTGCAGCTGAGCGAGTACAGCGAGGAGCTGGAGAAGCTGGGGATCCTCATCAAGGCCAGGAACTTCCTCGTCTTCCAg GGCGCGGTGGAGTCGATCGCCATGAAGAACCCCAAGGAGCGCACGGCGCTCTTCGAGGAGATCAGCCGCTCG GGGGAGCTGGCGCAGGAGTACGACAAGCGCAAGAAGGAGATGGTGAAGGCGGAGGAGGACACGCAGTTCAACTACCACCGCAAGAAGAACATCGCCGCCGAGCGCAAGGAGGCcaagcaggagaaggaggag GCGGACCGGTACCAGCGGCTGAAGGACGAGGTGGTGCGGGCGCaggtgcagctgcagctcttcaagctgTACCACAACGAGGCGGAGATCGAGAAGCTCAACAAGGAGCTGGGGCTGAAGAACCGCGAGATCGACAAGGACAAGAAGCGCATGGACCGCGTGGAGGACGAGCTCAAGGACCGCAAGAAGGAGCTGGGCAAGATGAtgcgggagcagcagcagatcgAGAAGGAGATCAA GGAGAAGGACTCGGAGCTGAACCAGAAGCGGCCGCAGTACATCAAGGCGAAGGAGAACACCTCGCACAAGATCAAGAAGCTGGAGGCGGCCAAGAAGTCGCTGCAGAACGCCCAGAAGCAGTACAAGAAGCGCAAGGGCGACATGGACgagctggagaaggagatgCTCTCGGTGGAGAAAGCCCGGCAGGAGTTCGAGGAGCGCATGGAGGAGGAGAGCCAGAGCCAGGGCCGCGACCTGACGCTGGAGGAGAACCAG GTGAAGAAGTACCACCGGCTGAAGGAGGAGGCCAGCAAGCGAGCCGCCACGCTGGCCCAGGAGCTGGAGAAATTCAACCGGGACCAA AAAGCCGACCAGGATCGGCTGGAtttggaggagaggaagaaggtgGAGACCGAG GCCAAGATCAAGCAGAAGCTGCGGGAGATCGAGGAGAACCAGAAGCGCATCGAGAAGCTGGAGGAGTACATCGCCACCAGCAA gcagtCCCTGGAGGAGCAGAAGCGGCTGGAGGGCGAGCTGACGGAGGAGGTGGAGCTGGCCAAGCGCCGCATCGACGAGATCAACAAGGAGCTCAAccaggtgatggagcagctcgGGGACGCCCGCATCGACCGCCAGGAGAGCAGCCGGCAGCAGCGCAAGGCCGAGATCATGGACAGCATCAAGCGCCTCTACCCCGGCTCCGTG TACGGCCGCCTCATCGACCTGTGCCAGCCGACGCAGAAGAAGTACCAGATCGCCGTCACCAAGGTGCTGGGCAAGAACATGGACGCCATCATCGTGGACTCGGAGAAGACGGGGCGCGACTGCATCCAGTACATCAAGGAGCAGCGGGGGGAGCCCGAGACCTTCCTGCCCCTCGATTACCTGGAGGT GAAGCCGACGGACGAGAAGCTGCGGGAGCTGAAGGCGAAGCTGGTGATCGACGTGATCCGCTACGAGCCCCCACA CAAAAAAGCCCTGCAGTACGCCTGCGGCAACGCGCTGGTCTGCGACAACGTGGAGGACGCCCGGCGCATCGCCTTCGGGGGACACCAGCGCCACAAG ACGGTGGCGTTGGACGGGACCCTCTTCCAAAAATCGGGGGTGA TCGGGGGCGCCAGCGACCTGAAGGCCAAAGCCCGGCGGTGGGACGAGAAGGCGGTGGACAAgctgaaggagaagaaggagaggCTGACGGAGGAGCTGAAG gAGCAGATGAAGGCGAAGAGGAAGGAGGCCGAGCTGCGGCAGGTCCAATCCCAAGCCCACGGCCTCCAGATGAGGCTCAAGTACTCGCAGAGTGACCTGGAGCAGACCAAGACGCGCCACCTCGCCCTCAACCTCCAG GAGAAGTCAAAACTGGAGAGCGAATTGGCCAATTTTGGGCCGCGCATCAACGACATCAAGAGGATCATCCAGGGCCGGGAGCGGGAGATGAAGGACCTGAAGGAGAAGATGAACCAG GTGGAGGACGAGGTGTTTGAGGAGTTCTGCCGCGAAATCGGGGTGAGGAACATCCGCGAGTTCGAGGAGGAGAAGGTCAAGAGGCAGAACGAGATCGCCAAGAAGAG GCTGGAATTCGAGAACCAGAAGACGCGCCTGGGCATCCAGCTGGACTTCGAGCGCAACCAGCTGCGGGAGGACCAGGAGAAGGTGCTGATGTGGGAGCAAGGCGTGCGCAAGGACGAGGCCGAGATCGAGAAGCTGAAGAAg gaggagcagcggcACATGAAGATCATCGACGAGACGATGGCGCAGCTGCAGGACCTCAAGAACCAGCACTTGGCCAAGAAGTCCGAGGTCAACGACAAGAACCACGAGATGGACGAGATCCGCAAGAAGCTGGGCGGGGCCAACAA GGAGATGACGCACCTGCAGAAGGAGGTG ACGGCCATCGAGACGAAGCTGGAGCAGAAGCGCAGCGACCGCCACAACCTGCTGCAGGCCTGCAAGATGCAGGACATCAAGCTGCCCCTCTCCAAGGGCACCATGGACGACATCAGCCAGGAGGag ggcggcgcggccggggaGGAGCCGGTGAGCAGCTCGCAGCGCACCTCCAGCCTCTACGCCCGCGAGGCCCTGATCGAGATCGACTACAGCGACCTGCCCGAGGAGCTCAAG gaCGCGCAGGCGGAGGAGGAGATCCGCCAGGAGATGAaccagctgcagcagcggctGACGGAGCAGCAGAGCGTCCTGCAGCGCATCGCCGCCCCCAACATGAAGGCCATGGAGAAGCTGGAGAGCGTCCGCGACAAGTTCCAGGAGACCTCCGACG AGTTCGAGGCGGCGCGCAAGCGGGCCAAGAAGGCGAAGCAGGCCTTCGAGCAGATGAAGAAGGAGCGCTTCGACCGCTTCAACGCCTGCTTCGAGTCCGTCGCCACCAACATCGACGAGATCTACAAGGCCCTGTCCCGCAACAGCAGCGCCCAG gcTTTCCTGGGCCCCGAGAACCCCGAGGAGCCCTACCTGGACGGCATCAACTACAACTGCGTGGCCCCGGGCAAGCGCTTCCGCCCCCATGGACAACCTCTCGGGGGCGAGAAGACGGTGGCCGCCCTCGCCCTCCTCTTCGCCATCCACAG ctatAAGCCGGCCCCGTTTTTCGTGCTGGACGAGATCGACGCCGCGCTGGACAACACCAACATCGGGaag GTGGCCAACTACATCAAGGAGCAGTCGGCCGCCAACTTCCAGGCCATCGTCATCTCCCTCAAGGAGGAATTTTACACCAAGGCCCAGAGCCTCATCGGCGTCTACCCCGAG
- the LOC136787402 gene encoding LOW QUALITY PROTEIN: uncharacterized protein (The sequence of the model RefSeq protein was modified relative to this genomic sequence to represent the inferred CDS: inserted 2 bases in 2 codons; deleted 2 bases in 1 codon), translating to MEASPHPRPPGTPWPPRDAALAAAEVGVLGAVLALALGNVLVLLALARGAPQAGPPLRRYLRHLSAADLGVAXGQVLPQLLWDLTDRFRGPDALCRATKYLQAVAMFASAYVAVAMAYDRHRAICRPLARHRGRGGGGCWGRRARGRGDGPGGRRGLQGVGDGERGTPMTPGMGHGGLGHLGDTMGHLGDTMRDLGDTMGDWGDTMGDWGDTMGDVGDTRGWLQDPRGHLGDTMRDLGDTMGNLGDTRGWLEGPRGHLGDTTGHLGENDGGFGGTTSPQDTEGGLRGTTGGHRGDTTGGLRGTRGGFGAPWGDFGAPQDGARALQDGVRALGVALGHYGAAVGCRGAAWGHREGVLCPHEAFSGHREVFLRHRALPSGLRGMPPGRRGAAAGRRGAAAGRRGAALGPLATAWSLSLLFGLPQVGIFGQREVGAGERDCWAAFAQPWGARAYVTWVALAVLVGPAALLGGCXVAVARAVGSGRRRGLRRARAKSHRMALVVLGVYVGCWAPFFCAQLWAVWDPRAPVEGPAFTILMLLASLNSCTNPWIYAAFSTSVSRAMGRILCPCRHPRPPPARRGPPCPLSPAACTRMHGGRGGGNPSLRPPGDAPPPVPMATTPALRAQPITQRRAGGAEGRSDGGGSLSARGSASRPRRLFGPSRHP from the exons ATGGAG GCCTCCCCCCACCCtcgcccccccggcaccccctgGCCCCCCCGGGACGCGGCGCTGGCGGCGGCCGAGgtcggggtgctgggggccgtGCTGGCCTTGGCCTTG GGCAAcgtcctggtgctgctggccctggcccGGGGGGCCCCCCAGGCCGGCCCCCCCCTGCGGCGCTACCTGCGGCACCTGAGCGCCGCCGAcctgggggtgg ggggccaggtgctcccccagctcctctgggacCTGACGGATCGGTTCCGGGGCCCCGACGCGCTCTGCAGGGCCACCAAGTACCTGCAGGCCGTGGCCATGTTCGCCTCGGCCTACGTGGCCGTGGCCATGGCCTACGACCGGCACCGCGCCATCTGCAGGCCCCTGGCCAGGCaccgggggcgcgggggcggcgggtgctgggggaggcggGCGAGGGGACGCGGGGACGGCCCGGGGGGCCgccgtgggctgcagggtgttGGGGACGGGGAAAGGGGGACACCGATGACACCGGGGATGGGGCACGGAGGTCT gggacatcttggggacaccatggggcATCTTGGGGACACCATGAGGGATcttggggacaccatgggggattggggggacaccatgggggattggggggacaccatgggggatgtgggggacaCCAGGGGCTGGCTTCAGGACCCCAggggacatcttggggacaCCATGAGGGATCTTGGGGACACCATGGGAAAtcttggggacaccaggggcTGGCTTGAAGGCCCCAggggacatcttggggacaCCACGGGGCATCTTGGGGAGAATgacggggggtttgggggcaccaCAAGCCCCCAGGACACCGAGGGGGGACTTCGGGGCACCACAGGAGGACATCGTGGGGACACCACGGGGGGACTTCGGGGCACCAGGGGTGGCTTTGGGGCACCCTGGGGGGACTTTGGGGCCCCACAAGATGGCGCCCGGGCCCTACAAGATGGCGTCCGGGCCCTAGGGGTGGCTttggggcactatggggcggCTGTGGGGTGCCGTGGGGCGGCTTGGGGGCACCGTGAGGGGGTTTTGTGTCCCCACGAGGCGTTTTCGGGGCACCGCGAGGTGTTTTTACGGCACCGCGCGCTGCCTTCGGGGCTCCGCGGGATGCCTCCGGGGCGCCgtggggcggctgcggggcgccgtggggcggctgcggggcgccGTGGGGCGGCGCTGGGGCCCCTGGCCACCGCTTggtccctgtccctgctctTCGGCCTGCCCCAGGTGGGCATTTTCGGGCAGCGGGAGGTGGGCGCGGGCGAGCGCGACTGCTGGGCCGCCTTCGCCCAGCCGTGGGGCGCGCGGGCCTACGTCACTTGGGTGGCCCTGGCGGTGCTGGTGGGGCCGGCggcgctgctggggggct aggtggcgGTGGCGCGGGCCGTGGGgtcggggaggaggagggggctgcggaGGGCGCGGGCCAAGAGCCACCGCATGgcgctggtggtgctgggggtctACGTGGGGTGCTGGGCCCCCTTCTTCTGCGCCCAGCTCTGGGCGGTGTGGGACCCGCGGGCGCCGGTGGAGG gCCCCGCCTTCACCATCCTGATGCTGCTGGCCAGCCTCAACAGCTGCACCAACCCCTGGATCTACGCCGCCTTCAGCACCAGCGTCTCCCGCGCCATGGGCCGCATCCTGTGCCCCTGccgccacccccggccccccccggcccggcgggggccCCCCTGCCCCCTGAGCCCCGCCGCGTGCACGAGGATGCacggcgggcgggggggggg CAACccctccctccgcccccccGGCGACGCCccgccccccgtccccatggCAACAACCCCCGCCCTCCGCGCGCAGCCAATCACGCAGCGCAGAGCGGGAGGGGCGGAGGGGAGGAGCGACGGCGGCGGCAGCCTATCAGCGCGGGGCAGCGCCTCCCGGCCGCGGAGGCTTTTTGGCCCCTCTCGGCACCCGTAG